A single Halarcobacter anaerophilus DNA region contains:
- a CDS encoding c-type cytochrome — translation MIKKILLSIAITIFIIGCTEKKDNKETNISTDGETPLKIEIEENKNAKEIKVIEKEKTGTQKEESYYLSYNIKNEYDPNSQPANKDASVRVKPRTNIEANMNVRSPYEKIKISLLVKKLSKDFIVKCSACHNDYANGIIGPSLLDKDSKFIYDAIMNFRNEKNKNILMSDLVKQMDKKEIKKIADEIYEFNKNIRNLK, via the coding sequence ATGATAAAAAAAATATTATTAAGTATTGCAATTACAATTTTTATTATAGGTTGTACGGAAAAAAAAGATAATAAAGAAACAAATATTTCAACAGATGGAGAAACTCCTTTGAAAATAGAAATAGAAGAAAATAAAAATGCAAAAGAGATAAAAGTAATAGAAAAAGAAAAAACTGGAACGCAAAAAGAGGAGTCATATTATTTAAGTTACAATATAAAAAATGAATATGATCCAAATTCTCAACCAGCGAATAAAGATGCATCTGTCAGAGTAAAGCCAAGAACAAATATTGAAGCAAATATGAATGTACGAAGCCCTTATGAAAAAATAAAAATTTCATTGCTTGTAAAAAAACTTAGTAAAGATTTTATTGTTAAATGTTCTGCTTGTCATAATGATTATGCAAATGGAATAATTGGTCCATCTTTATTGGATAAAGATTCTAAGTTTATATATGATGCTATTATGAATTTTAGAAATGAGAAAAATAAAAATATACTTATGTCAGACCTTGTAAAGCAAATGGATAAGAAGGAGATAAAAAAAATTGCCGATGAAATCTATGAGTTCAATAAAAATATTAGGAATTTAAAATGA
- a CDS encoding c-type cytochrome, with protein sequence MKNIIAIVSTVIVMGLILYVYSKGPAYQGGEAGRIIEDLKVVQQEIKVDSIKEKKNLEQEKLKALRDKVGNTAQFEVSNAYKSKCSSCHGVDGSGTQNGKKLMGPSLIGQSEEMIYKNLVDFKAGRKENLIMKGLLINLSDNELKNFAKEISQFKVKRDALNKN encoded by the coding sequence ATGAAGAATATAATAGCAATAGTTTCAACTGTTATAGTTATGGGGTTAATATTATATGTTTACAGCAAAGGACCTGCTTATCAAGGAGGAGAAGCCGGACGTATAATTGAAGATTTGAAAGTTGTTCAACAAGAGATTAAGGTTGATTCAATAAAAGAGAAAAAAAATTTAGAACAAGAAAAATTAAAAGCTTTAAGAGATAAAGTAGGTAATACTGCACAATTTGAAGTGAGTAATGCTTATAAGAGTAAATGCTCTTCTTGTCATGGAGTTGATGGTTCCGGAACACAAAATGGTAAGAAGCTTATGGGACCATCTTTAATTGGGCAAAGTGAAGAGATGATATATAAAAATTTAGTTGATTTTAAAGCAGGAAGAAAAGAAAATCTTATTATGAAAGGTTTATTGATAAATCTTTCAGATAATGAACTTAAAAACTTTGCTAAAGAAATTTCACAATTTAAAGTAAAAAGAGATGCTTTAAATAAAAATTAA
- a CDS encoding NapH/MauN family ferredoxin-type protein, whose protein sequence is MDKWNNKETISHSTFFSTFLDRTKDGKTRLSYRAKRWIVIITIHLLFFLSFSIDIQTLEGTLNGSRFLGFHLIDPFTTIQMYLAEHHIHTNIIIGTTTIVAFYLLFGGRTYCAWVCPYGILSEIGEKIHDTLVHKRIIKSRKFDHRIRHIFWLIFGILAFTSGYLVFETFNVVGIMSRFIAYGWSLALSWVFVIFLIEVFFSRRAWCTYICPIGTTYGYIGKVSALRIQWSDSCDHCMVCHDVCFENQVLELTKAKYDKERKEKGIKTQYVTGADCTLCGRCIDVCHSDALKFDFRLKGLM, encoded by the coding sequence ATGGATAAATGGAACAATAAAGAGACAATAAGTCATTCAACATTTTTTTCAACTTTCTTGGATAGGACAAAAGATGGAAAAACACGTTTATCATATAGAGCAAAAAGGTGGATAGTAATTATAACTATACATTTACTATTCTTTTTATCTTTCTCTATTGATATTCAAACGCTTGAAGGGACATTAAACGGTTCAAGATTTTTAGGGTTTCACTTAATTGATCCTTTTACTACAATTCAGATGTATCTTGCTGAACATCATATTCATACAAATATAATAATTGGCACAACGACAATTGTAGCTTTTTATTTATTGTTCGGAGGTAGAACTTATTGTGCTTGGGTATGTCCTTATGGAATATTAAGTGAAATTGGAGAAAAAATTCATGATACTTTGGTTCATAAAAGAATAATCAAAAGTAGAAAGTTTGATCATAGAATAAGACATATATTTTGGTTAATATTTGGAATTTTAGCATTTACAAGTGGATATTTAGTATTTGAAACATTTAATGTAGTAGGTATTATGAGTAGGTTCATAGCTTATGGATGGAGTCTTGCTCTTTCTTGGGTTTTTGTTATTTTTTTGATAGAAGTTTTCTTCTCAAGAAGAGCATGGTGTACATATATTTGTCCTATAGGAACTACTTATGGATATATAGGAAAAGTAAGTGCTCTTAGGATTCAATGGAGTGACTCATGTGATCATTGTATGGTTTGTCATGATGTATGTTTTGAAAATCAAGTATTAGAATTAACAAAAGCTAAGTATGATAAAGAAAGAAAAGAAAAAGGCATAAAAACTCAGTATGTGACGGGAGCAGATTGCACCTTGTGTGGCAGATGTATTGATGTATGTCATTCAGATGCATTGAAATTTGATTTTAGATTGAAAGGATTAATGTAA
- a CDS encoding ABC transporter ATP-binding protein, translating into MIKISNLTKQFNSHKSLNNVNIEFQKNDHIALMGPNGAGKTTLIRSIMGYYHPTSGEILINGKDPIKNRTEVLKIISFVPQLPPPIKLNLDELIKYIERSSNVNKELILHYANEMKLDIKSNLYKSFFKLSGGMKQKMLIAISLARKSDIIIYDEPTANLDPKARDDFYRLLKEDKNEKISLFVTHRLEEVKKIVNRQVYMDLGEIVINKKIKEIL; encoded by the coding sequence ATGATAAAAATTTCAAATTTAACAAAACAATTTAATTCTCATAAATCTTTAAATAATGTGAATATTGAATTCCAAAAAAATGATCATATAGCTTTAATGGGACCTAACGGAGCGGGTAAAACTACTTTAATACGTTCCATTATGGGATATTATCATCCTACTTCAGGTGAAATTTTAATTAATGGGAAAGATCCAATTAAAAATAGAACAGAGGTTTTAAAGATTATTTCATTTGTTCCTCAACTACCGCCACCAATAAAGTTAAATCTTGATGAATTAATTAAATATATAGAAAGAAGTTCCAATGTTAATAAGGAGTTAATTTTGCATTATGCAAATGAGATGAAATTGGATATAAAAAGTAATTTATATAAATCTTTTTTTAAGTTAAGTGGAGGTATGAAACAAAAAATGTTAATAGCAATTAGCTTAGCAAGAAAAAGTGATATCATAATATATGATGAACCAACTGCAAATCTTGATCCAAAAGCAAGAGATGATTTTTATAGATTATTGAAAGAGGATAAGAATGAAAAAATTTCTCTTTTTGTAACACATAGACTTGAAGAGGTTAAAAAAATTGTAAATAGACAGGTTTACATGGATTTAGGAGAAATTGTTATTAATAAAAAAATAAAGGAAATATTATGA
- a CDS encoding nitrous oxide reductase accessory protein NosL: MKKNILNTGILVVLIMVFMACEKKDSNNPHEMHWDRDMCVRCKMVISNRKHAVQVINPESNKVYKFDDLGCAIKWFRENDIGWEDNAKIWITDVKSGKWIDAKKAYYDTTHNTPMAYGFSANEKKQSITDNTSEVLDFNEVKKRILERKKQ; the protein is encoded by the coding sequence ATGAAAAAGAACATTTTAAATACAGGTATATTAGTTGTTCTAATTATGGTTTTTATGGCTTGTGAAAAAAAAGATTCTAATAATCCTCATGAAATGCATTGGGATAGGGATATGTGTGTTAGATGTAAAATGGTTATAAGTAATAGAAAACATGCTGTACAAGTTATTAATCCAGAAAGTAACAAAGTTTATAAATTTGATGATTTAGGGTGTGCTATTAAATGGTTTAGAGAAAATGATATTGGATGGGAAGATAATGCAAAAATTTGGATTACTGATGTAAAAAGTGGGAAATGGATTGATGCAAAAAAAGCATATTATGATACTACTCATAATACACCAATGGCATATGGTTTTTCTGCAAATGAAAAAAAACAATCAATAACTGACAATACTTCTGAGGTACTTGATTTCAATGAGGTGAAAAAAAGAATTTTAGAAAGAAAAAAACAGTAA
- a CDS encoding ABC transporter permease, with protein sequence MKNLFLIAYLDLKESLRANWFIIYSLVFGGMIALFFIAGVTQSQVMGFSGLSRLLLIYIQVTIIILPIFILISTVRSISGDRDTYILEYMLSFPISLKQYYWGKIFGRFITVFSPVFFAMIIAVIYGKIIGALIPWNIFFLYTGLLFSLSSAFLGIAFFISSFVKTSEVALGLSFFIWIFLLAFIDIALISLMLQNRFDESLIISIALLNPMEIFRVAAISLFDPSLTVMGPVAFYILDNFEQKVFISLSILYPFVLGLIFAFWGFFIFSKKDLV encoded by the coding sequence ATGAAAAATCTTTTTTTAATAGCATATCTTGATTTAAAAGAATCACTTAGAGCAAATTGGTTCATTATTTACTCTTTAGTTTTTGGAGGAATGATAGCTCTTTTTTTTATTGCAGGAGTGACTCAATCACAAGTTATGGGGTTTAGTGGTCTAAGTAGACTTCTTCTTATTTATATACAAGTAACAATTATAATTTTACCGATCTTTATTCTTATTTCAACAGTTAGATCAATCTCTGGGGATAGAGACACTTATATTTTAGAATATATGCTTTCTTTTCCTATTTCTTTAAAACAATATTATTGGGGAAAAATTTTTGGAAGATTTATTACTGTATTCTCTCCTGTATTTTTTGCTATGATAATTGCCGTTATATATGGAAAAATTATTGGTGCTTTAATACCTTGGAATATTTTTTTCTTATATACAGGATTACTTTTTTCCCTTTCTTCCGCATTTTTAGGAATTGCTTTTTTTATTTCTTCTTTTGTTAAAACAAGTGAAGTTGCATTGGGACTTTCATTTTTTATTTGGATTTTTTTATTGGCTTTTATCGACATAGCACTTATATCATTAATGCTACAAAATAGGTTTGATGAGAGTCTTATAATTAGTATTGCATTGTTAAATCCTATGGAAATCTTTAGAGTTGCAGCTATTTCTTTATTTGATCCATCATTAACTGTAATGGGACCGGTTGCTTTTTATATTTTAGACAATTTTGAACAAAAAGTGTTTATTTCTCTTTCTATTTTATACCCATTTGTCTTAGGTCTAATTTTTGCTTTTTGGGGATTTTTTATTTTTTCCAAAAAAGATTTAGTTTAA
- a CDS encoding nitrous oxide reductase accessory protein NosL, with protein MLKKLLFFSSFCCFLITSVASASDVSLKYDNETKGLVRKMKVYKDPSWVSKVITSESKEFYFLSPKSMFEFYFNPKKWPITNVENRNNIKEIIVTDYFTLKPIRAREAYYVYGSNKVSLAGDDLPAFKLYSHAQEFAEKNNGKRIFKFNEVKKALIDLLNGNI; from the coding sequence ATGTTAAAAAAATTGTTGTTTTTTAGTTCATTTTGTTGTTTCTTAATAACATCTGTAGCTAGCGCAAGTGATGTCTCTTTAAAATATGATAATGAGACAAAAGGTTTAGTGAGAAAAATGAAAGTTTATAAGGATCCTTCCTGGGTTAGTAAAGTGATAACAAGTGAGTCTAAAGAGTTTTATTTCTTAAGTCCTAAGTCAATGTTTGAATTTTATTTTAATCCTAAAAAGTGGCCAATTACTAATGTTGAAAATAGAAATAATATAAAAGAAATTATAGTTACGGATTACTTTACTCTTAAACCAATAAGAGCCAGAGAAGCATATTATGTATATGGTAGTAATAAAGTATCTTTAGCTGGAGATGACTTACCTGCTTTTAAATTATATTCACATGCCCAAGAATTTGCAGAAAAAAATAATGGAAAAAGAATTTTTAAATTTAATGAGGTAAAAAAGGCTTTAATAGACTTGCTTAATGGAAATATATAA
- a CDS encoding metal-sulfur cluster assembly factor, translating into MYSKEEIFKAVSTVNDPEVGFNLVEMGLIYDAICNENMEVTVTMTLSTKACPLHQMILQWVEEAILKELQKTKKVIINLVWEPTWNITMATDKVKSKLSTF; encoded by the coding sequence ATGTATTCTAAAGAAGAAATTTTTAAAGCAGTCTCAACGGTAAATGACCCGGAAGTTGGTTTCAATCTTGTGGAAATGGGACTAATCTACGATGCTATTTGTAATGAGAATATGGAAGTAACGGTAACAATGACACTAAGTACAAAAGCTTGCCCTCTACATCAAATGATTCTGCAATGGGTAGAAGAAGCTATCTTAAAAGAACTTCAAAAAACGAAAAAAGTAATTATTAACTTAGTTTGGGAACCCACTTGGAATATTACAATGGCAACTGATAAAGTAAAGTCAAAACTTAGTACTTTTTAA
- a CDS encoding FmdE family protein, with product MNYPNFFNDIETIKLKDELSEYLGAFEKGIIEFSYLDIVKSSGHSCPTIAGAYIMTLKALKELYKDEMPKRGEIFVSFRENSKEGVTGVIANVVTQITGATESLGFKGLNGKFERFGLMKFNEDITLSIKFQRLDTKKFVEIIYNPDLIPLNPKINQLHQKIRQNRALEEEKIEFGKLWQERVNTIFKNIDKVVTII from the coding sequence ATGAATTATCCAAATTTTTTTAATGACATAGAAACAATAAAATTAAAAGATGAGTTATCAGAATATTTGGGTGCTTTTGAAAAAGGCATTATTGAATTTAGTTATTTAGATATAGTTAAAAGTTCTGGTCACTCTTGTCCTACTATTGCAGGAGCTTATATTATGACACTTAAAGCTTTAAAAGAATTATATAAAGATGAAATGCCCAAAAGAGGTGAAATTTTTGTAAGTTTTAGAGAAAATTCAAAAGAAGGTGTAACCGGGGTTATTGCAAATGTTGTTACTCAAATAACAGGAGCTACAGAAAGTTTGGGATTTAAAGGATTAAATGGAAAATTTGAAAGATTTGGACTAATGAAATTTAATGAAGATATTACTTTGAGTATAAAATTTCAAAGACTCGACACAAAAAAATTTGTTGAAATAATATATAATCCTGATTTGATTCCTTTGAATCCTAAAATTAATCAATTACACCAAAAAATAAGGCAAAATAGAGCTCTTGAAGAGGAAAAAATTGAATTTGGAAAATTGTGGCAAGAAAGAGTTAATACAATTTTTAAAAATATAGATAAGGTTGTAACAATAATATGA
- a CDS encoding c-type cytochrome produces the protein MRKILLLTSILTYAAFASPYARCVSCHGANGEKVALGKSKIIKDMTKAEIITALKGYKDGSYGGAMKGLMKGQVSSLSDVDIDTIANQISK, from the coding sequence ATGAGAAAAATATTACTTTTAACTTCAATTCTAACATATGCTGCTTTTGCAAGTCCGTATGCTAGATGTGTTTCATGTCATGGTGCAAATGGAGAAAAAGTTGCATTAGGTAAATCCAAAATTATAAAAGATATGACTAAAGCAGAAATTATTACTGCATTAAAAGGGTATAAAGATGGAAGTTACGGTGGTGCTATGAAAGGTCTTATGAAAGGACAAGTTTCATCTTTATCTGATGTTGATATTGATACAATAGCAAATCAAATTAGCAAATAA